The Gallus gallus isolate bGalGal1 chromosome 31, bGalGal1.mat.broiler.GRCg7b, whole genome shotgun sequence genome includes a region encoding these proteins:
- the LOC121107855 gene encoding uncharacterized protein LOC121107855 isoform X2 codes for MCGQVGWAVPCPHVHVLLLLVFGTAVSTQDICSSTAGGTLQAPLLYLNTSRAQEGEIVLAQCILQTLVPAVRIVFCKDGMEFYSMKAHQHTVIYSKLLNISARSRGTYACGYQQRKEEKSLEMSTLSAPLDLQVTGHVSNSSAGTVTADTNTPLNLTVIHVVSVTVTLLLSAATFWTIRKGACRERCRRKGLPWCWRRKDFLMAAARSQPAGASHRLRRSPVLNHCPLSKGQASREADDPQQRCIGFSMPRQPGLRHGHCVFLQRALGAEHGAFGFMGYALPLFLATKIYDLLMYGPPRISIKYHSYFRDIGKC; via the exons ATGTGCGGGCAGGTGGGATGGGCCGTgccgtgtccccatgtccatgtcctcctgctgctggtgtttg GTACTGCTGTGAGCACCCAGGACATCTGCAGTTCCACAGCTGGTG GTACTCTCCAGGCTCCACTCCTGTACCTTAACACTTCAAGAGCTCAGGAAGGGGAAATCGTCCTGGCTCAATGTATCCTTCAGACGCTGGTTCCTGCTGTGCGAATTGTCTTCTGCAAGGATGGGATGGAGTTTTACAGCATGAAAGCCCATCAGCATACGGTCATCTACTCCAAGCTGCTGAACATCTCTGCAAGAAGCCGTGGGACATACGCGTGTGGgtaccagcagaggaaggaggaaaagtcGCTGGAAATGTCTACCCTCAGTGCTCCCTTGGACCTGCAGGTCACAG GTCATGTGTCCAATTCCTCAGCAGGAACCGTAACTGCAG acACCAACACTCCTCTGAACCTCACAGTCATTCATGTGGTATCAGTTACTGTCAccctcctgctgtctgcagccaccTTCTGGACCATTAGGAAAG GTGCCTGCCGGGAGAGATGCCGAAg GAAGGGACTGCCATGGTGttggagaaggaaggatttCCTCATG gcagcagcacgtTCCCAGCCAGCAGGTGCAAGCCACCGACTACGGAGAAGTCCAGT actcAACCATTGCCCACTTTCGAAGGGACAAG cCTCCCGTGAAGCAGATGACCCGCAGCAGAGATGCATAGGCTTCAGCATGCCAAGGCAACCAGGACTGCGTCACGGCCattgtgttttcttgcagaggGCGCTTGGGGCAGAACATGGGGCTTTTGGGTTCATGGGGTATGCTCTCCCATTATTTCTAGCCACTAAGATATATGACTTGCTTATGTATGGACCACCTAGAATATCaataaaatatcacagctaTTTTAGAGACATCGGCAAGTGCTGA
- the LOC107055449 gene encoding uncharacterized protein LOC107055449 isoform X1, whose protein sequence is MCGQVGWAMPCPHVHVLLLLVFGTAVSTQDICSSTADGTLQAPLLVLNASRAQEGEIVLAQCVLQKMVPAVRIVFCKDGMEFYSMKAQQHTVINSMLLNISARSSGTYTCAYQQRNEEKSLEKSTLSAPLDLQVTGHVSDSSAGTITADTNTPLNLTVIHVVSVTVTLLLSAATFWTIRKGACRERCRRQQHVPSQQVQATDYGEVQYSTIAHFRRDKPPVKQMTRSRDA, encoded by the exons ATGTGCGGGCAGGTGGGATGGGCCATgccgtgtccccatgtccatgtcctcctgctgctggtgtttg GTACTGCTGTGAGCACCCAGGACATCTGCAGTTCCACAGCTGATG GTACTCTCCAGGCTCCACTCCTGGTCCTTAACGCTTCCAGAGCTCAGGAAGGGGAAATCGTCCTGGCTCAATGTGTCCTTCAGAAGATGGTTCCTGCTGTGCGAATTGTCTTCTGCAAGGATGGGATGGAGTTTTACAGCATGAAAGCCCAACAGCATACGGTCATCAACTCCATGCTGCTGAACATCTCTGCAAGAAGCAGTGGGACATACACGTGTGCGTACCAGCAGAGGAATGAAGAAAAGTCACTGGAAAAGTCTACCCTCAGCGCTCCGTTGGACCTGCAGGTCACAG GTCATGTGTCCGATTCCTCAGCAGGAACCATAACTGCAG ACACCAACACTCCTCTGAACCTCACAGTCATTCATGTGGTATCAGTTACTGTCACCCTCCTCCTGTCTGCAGCCACCTTCTGGACCATTAGGAAAG GTGCCTGCCGGGAGAGATGCCGAAG gcagcagcacgtTCCCAGCCAGCAGGTGCAAGCCACCGACTACGGAGAAGTCCAGT actcAACCATTGCCCACTTTCGAAGGGACAAG cCTCCCGTGAAGCAGATGACCCGCAGCAGAGATGCATAG
- the LOC107055449 gene encoding uncharacterized protein LOC107055449 isoform X2 yields the protein MCGQVGWAMPCPHVHVLLLLVFGTAVSTQDICSSTADGTLQAPLLVLNASRAQEGEIVLAQCVLQKMVPAVRIVFCKDGMEFYSMKAQQHTVINSMLLNISARSSGTYTCAYQQRNEEKSLEKSTLSAPLDLQVTDTNTPLNLTVIHVVSVTVTLLLSAATFWTIRKGACRERCRRQQHVPSQQVQATDYGEVQYSTIAHFRRDKPPVKQMTRSRDA from the exons ATGTGCGGGCAGGTGGGATGGGCCATgccgtgtccccatgtccatgtcctcctgctgctggtgtttg GTACTGCTGTGAGCACCCAGGACATCTGCAGTTCCACAGCTGATG GTACTCTCCAGGCTCCACTCCTGGTCCTTAACGCTTCCAGAGCTCAGGAAGGGGAAATCGTCCTGGCTCAATGTGTCCTTCAGAAGATGGTTCCTGCTGTGCGAATTGTCTTCTGCAAGGATGGGATGGAGTTTTACAGCATGAAAGCCCAACAGCATACGGTCATCAACTCCATGCTGCTGAACATCTCTGCAAGAAGCAGTGGGACATACACGTGTGCGTACCAGCAGAGGAATGAAGAAAAGTCACTGGAAAAGTCTACCCTCAGCGCTCCGTTGGACCTGCAGGTCACAG ACACCAACACTCCTCTGAACCTCACAGTCATTCATGTGGTATCAGTTACTGTCACCCTCCTCCTGTCTGCAGCCACCTTCTGGACCATTAGGAAAG GTGCCTGCCGGGAGAGATGCCGAAG gcagcagcacgtTCCCAGCCAGCAGGTGCAAGCCACCGACTACGGAGAAGTCCAGT actcAACCATTGCCCACTTTCGAAGGGACAAG cCTCCCGTGAAGCAGATGACCCGCAGCAGAGATGCATAG
- the LOC121107855 gene encoding uncharacterized protein LOC121107855 isoform X5 has protein sequence MCGQVGWAVPCPHVHVLLLLVFGTAVSTQDICSSTAGGTLQAPLLYLNTSRAQEGEIVLAQCILQTLVPAVRIVFCKDGMEFYSMKAHQHTVIYSKLLNISARSRGTYACGYQQRKEEKSLEMSTLSAPLDLQVTGHVSNSSAGTVTADTNTPLNLTVIHVVSVTVTLLLSAATFWTIRKGACRERCRRQQHVPSQQVQATDYGEVQYSTIAHFRRDKPPVKQMTRSRDA, from the exons ATGTGCGGGCAGGTGGGATGGGCCGTgccgtgtccccatgtccatgtcctcctgctgctggtgtttg GTACTGCTGTGAGCACCCAGGACATCTGCAGTTCCACAGCTGGTG GTACTCTCCAGGCTCCACTCCTGTACCTTAACACTTCAAGAGCTCAGGAAGGGGAAATCGTCCTGGCTCAATGTATCCTTCAGACGCTGGTTCCTGCTGTGCGAATTGTCTTCTGCAAGGATGGGATGGAGTTTTACAGCATGAAAGCCCATCAGCATACGGTCATCTACTCCAAGCTGCTGAACATCTCTGCAAGAAGCCGTGGGACATACGCGTGTGGgtaccagcagaggaaggaggaaaagtcGCTGGAAATGTCTACCCTCAGTGCTCCCTTGGACCTGCAGGTCACAG GTCATGTGTCCAATTCCTCAGCAGGAACCGTAACTGCAG acACCAACACTCCTCTGAACCTCACAGTCATTCATGTGGTATCAGTTACTGTCAccctcctgctgtctgcagccaccTTCTGGACCATTAGGAAAG GTGCCTGCCGGGAGAGATGCCGAAg gcagcagcacgtTCCCAGCCAGCAGGTGCAAGCCACCGACTACGGAGAAGTCCAGT actcAACCATTGCCCACTTTCGAAGGGACAAG cCTCCCGTGAAGCAGATGACCCGCAGCAGAGATGCATAG
- the LOC121107855 gene encoding uncharacterized protein LOC121107855 isoform X3, translating to MLGEAQWTMACPRVPALLLLVVVGTLQAPLLYLNTSRAQEGEIVLAQCILQTLVPAVRIVFCKDGMEFYSMKAHQHTVIYSKLLNISARSRGTYACGYQQRKEEKSLEMSTLSAPLDLQVTGHVSNSSAGTVTADTNTPLNLTVIHVVSVTVTLLLSAATFWTIRKGACRERCRRKGLPWCWRRKDFLMAAARSQPAGASHRLRRSPVLNHCPLSKGQASREADDPQQRCIGFSMPRQPGLRHGHCVFLQRALGAEHGAFGFMGYALPLFLATKIYDLLMYGPPRISIKYHSYFRDIGKC from the exons GTACTCTCCAGGCTCCACTCCTGTACCTTAACACTTCAAGAGCTCAGGAAGGGGAAATCGTCCTGGCTCAATGTATCCTTCAGACGCTGGTTCCTGCTGTGCGAATTGTCTTCTGCAAGGATGGGATGGAGTTTTACAGCATGAAAGCCCATCAGCATACGGTCATCTACTCCAAGCTGCTGAACATCTCTGCAAGAAGCCGTGGGACATACGCGTGTGGgtaccagcagaggaaggaggaaaagtcGCTGGAAATGTCTACCCTCAGTGCTCCCTTGGACCTGCAGGTCACAG GTCATGTGTCCAATTCCTCAGCAGGAACCGTAACTGCAG acACCAACACTCCTCTGAACCTCACAGTCATTCATGTGGTATCAGTTACTGTCAccctcctgctgtctgcagccaccTTCTGGACCATTAGGAAAG GTGCCTGCCGGGAGAGATGCCGAAg GAAGGGACTGCCATGGTGttggagaaggaaggatttCCTCATG gcagcagcacgtTCCCAGCCAGCAGGTGCAAGCCACCGACTACGGAGAAGTCCAGT actcAACCATTGCCCACTTTCGAAGGGACAAG cCTCCCGTGAAGCAGATGACCCGCAGCAGAGATGCATAGGCTTCAGCATGCCAAGGCAACCAGGACTGCGTCACGGCCattgtgttttcttgcagaggGCGCTTGGGGCAGAACATGGGGCTTTTGGGTTCATGGGGTATGCTCTCCCATTATTTCTAGCCACTAAGATATATGACTTGCTTATGTATGGACCACCTAGAATATCaataaaatatcacagctaTTTTAGAGACATCGGCAAGTGCTGA